A window of the Diospyros lotus cultivar Yz01 unplaced genomic scaffold, ASM1463336v1 superscaf1, whole genome shotgun sequence genome harbors these coding sequences:
- the LOC127792928 gene encoding pentatricopeptide repeat-containing protein At1g09900, with protein MALRLKLLRKKLTLELRNQYYARPQSGIIISRFSSSWSSGNPNSSSDFSPNLYAPCVETDNFDDSDTGYVRSEETGVKKSGLLSSCDSPSGVLRRGYNFDDAGEDDESEEEEEEEAEGESGSDEDIRALNMVGRNQQQRENFWSFEGDDDELRHPLVKEVRRLIDFRSSWSPKLEGELRHALRILKPRQVCAVLRCHDERVALNFFRWADRQWRYRHDPIVYYSMLEVLSKTKLCQGARRVLRLMLRRGIECRPEAFGYVMISYSRAGDMKKAMRVLSLMQKAGVEPNLSICNTAILVLVKGKRLEKALRFLSRMQVVGIEPNVVSYNCLIKGYCDMLQIDDALHLIVEMPLRGCLPDKVSYYTVMGFLCKEKRIKEVKELVEKMFKDSKLLPDQVTYSTLVHVLSKNGHGDEALELLKEGEERGFLVSKVGYSAIIHSFCQEGRIDRANEILSEMSSKGCSPDVVTYTAILNGLCHNGEVDEARKLLQQMYKLGCKPNTVSYTALLNGLCRSGKSSEAREMMKSSEEDWWTPNAITYSVVLHGLRREGKLFEAYDLAKEMIGKGFCPTAVEINLLIQSLCQEGRVNDAKKFMEECLHKGCAVNVVNFTTVLHGFCQKDDLDSALSLLDDMYLSNRRPDAVTYTTIIDASGKMGRIDEAIELTKQMLHRGVVPSPITYRTIIHRFCQHGRVEDLLILLEKMLSRQKCRTAYNQVIEKLCRLGNLDEAYELLGKVLRTASKIDANTCHVLMKCYLSKGIPLLSYKVACRMFNRNLIPDLKLCEKVRERLMLEGKEHEADKLMLRFVERGCLSPRYQQNVQS; from the coding sequence ATGGCATTAAGGTTGAAGCTACTGCGAAAAAAGCTCACTTTGGAACTCAGAAACCAATATTATGCACGCCCACAATCGGGTATCATAATTAGCAGGTTTTCTTCGTCATGGTCTTCAGGAAACCCTAATTCAAGTTCTGATTTTAGCCCTAATTTATATGCCCCGTGTGTGGAGACAGATAATTTTGATGATAGTGATACTGGGTATGTAAGAAGTGAAGAGACGGGTGTCAAGAAATCTGGGTTATTGAGCTCATGTGATAGTCCTAGTGGTGTCCTTAGACGAggttataattttgatgatgccGGTGAGGATGACGagtctgaagaagaagaagaagaagaagcagagggtGAGAGTGGCAGTGATGAAGACATTAGGGCTTTGAATATGGTTGGCAGAAATCAGCAACAGAGGGAAAATTTTTGGAGTTTTGAAGGAGATGATGATGAACTAAGGCACCCTTTAGTGAAAGAAGTTCGTAGATTGATTGATTTTCGGTCATCATGGAGTCCAAAGCTTGAAGGTGAATTGAGACACGCACTTAGAATCCTTAAACCCCGTCAAGTCTGTGCTGTATTGCGCTGTCACGATGAACGAGTGGCTTTGAATTTTTTCCGTTGGGCTGACCGGCAATGGAGGTACCGGCATGACCCAATTGTATACTATTCAATGCTTGAGGTCCTCAGTAAGACCAAGTTATGTCAGGGTGCTCGAAGGGTTCTTCGACTCATGCTGAGGAGGGGAATTGAGTGTAGACCGGAAGCTTTTGGTTATGTGATGATTTCCTATAGCCGAGCTGGTGACATGAAGAAAGCAATGCGAGTCTTATCTCTGATGCAAAAGGCAGGAGTTGAACCCAATTTGTCGATATGCAACACTGCTATCCTTGTTTTGGTGAAGGGGAAGAGATTGGAAAAAGCACTCAGGTTCTTGAGTAGGATGCAAGTTGTTGGAATTGAGCCAAATGTTGTCTCTTATAATTGCCTGATCAAGGGGTACTGTGATATGCTTCAAATTGACGATGCATTGCATCTGATCGTTGAAATGCCTCTTAGAGGTTGCTTACCGGACAAAGTCAGTTACTATACAGTCATGGGCTTTCTTTGCAAGGAGAAAAGGATCAAAGAAGTGAAGGAGTTGGTGGAGAAGATGTTCAAGGATAGCAAATTGTTACCAGATCAGGTTACTTACAGTACACTTGTCCATGTGCTATCCAAAAATGGTCATGGCGACGAGGCTCTTGAATTAttaaaggaaggagaagagagggGTTTCTTGGTCAGTAAGGTTGGATATAGTGCAATAATTCACTCTTTTTGTCAAGAGGGAAGGATTGACAGGGCGAATGAAATTCTGAGTGAAATGTCTTCAAAAGGGTGCAGCCCCGATGTGGTGACTTACACGGCTATTCTCAACGGGCTATGCCATAACGGAGAGGTGGATGAAGCCAGAAAGTTGCTGCAGCAGATGTACAAGCTTGGTTGCAAGCCAAACACTGTCTCATACACTGCCTTGCTGAATGGGCTATGTAGAAGCGGTAAATCATCAGAGGCAAGAGAAATGATGAAATCAAGTGAGGAAGACTGGTGGACGCCAAATGCTATCACGTACAGTGTTGTGCTCCATGGCCTTCGTAGGGAGGGGAAATTATTCGAGGCCTATGATTTGGCCAAGGAAATGATTGGGAAGGGTTTTTGTCCAACTGCAGTTGAAATTAACTTACTGATCCAATCTCTTTGTCAAGAAGGTAGAGTAAATGATGCTAAGAAGTTTATGGAGGAGTGTCTACACAAGGGCTGTGCAGTTAACGTGGTGAACTTCACCACTGTACTCCATGGGTTTTGTCAGAAAGATGACTTGGACAGTGCTCTCTCATTGCTCGATGACATGTATCTGAGTAACAGACGTCCTGATGCAGTTACTTATACGACAATCATTGATGCATCAGGCAAGATGGGTAGGATAGACGAGGCCATTGAACTGACAAAGCAAATGCTTCACAGGGGTGTGGTTCCGAGCCCAATTACCTACAGGACAATCATCCACCGGTTCTGTCAGCATGGTAGGGTGGAAGACCTGCTGATATTATTGGAAAAGATGCTTTCAAGGCAAAAGTGCAGAACAGCATACAATCAGGTTATAGAAAAACTTTGTAGGTTAGGAAACCTTGATGAGGCTTATGAACTCTTGGGGAAGGTTTTGAGGACAGCTTCAAAGATTGACGCCAATACTTGTCACGTGCTTATGAAGTGTTATTTGAGTAAAGGGATTCCTCTGCTGTCTTATAAAGTGGCATGTCGTATGTTCAATCGGAACCTGATCCCTGATTTGAAGCTATGTGAgaaggtgagagagagattgatgCTAGAGGGGAAAGAACACGAAGCAGATAAGCTCATGCTCCGGTTTGTAGAACGTGGATGCCTTTCTCCCCGATATCAGCAAAATGTACAAAGTTAG